One Mesorhizobium loti genomic window carries:
- a CDS encoding peptide chain release factor 1, producing the protein MVNLPRDRMDQVVKRFEMLEAQMSAGPAPDAYVKMASEYAELQDMVAKVRELRSAEHEQADLEAMLADKGTDAEMRALAEADLPGVEERIEALQKDIQVLLLPKDAADDKNAILEIRAGTGGDEAALFAGDLFRMYERYAAERGWRFETVSASDGDAGGFKEIIATISGRGVFAHLKFESGVHRVQRVPATEASGRIHTSAATVAVLPEAEEVDIEIRAEDIRIDTMRASGSGGQHVNTTDSAVRITHLPTGIMVVQAEKSQHQNRAKAMQILRARLYDLERSKADEERSESRKSQVGSGDRSERIRTYNFPQGRVTDHRINLTLYKLDRVMMGELDEVIDALIADHQSKLLADIGLDG; encoded by the coding sequence ATGGTCAATTTGCCCCGCGATCGTATGGATCAAGTCGTCAAGCGTTTCGAGATGCTCGAAGCGCAGATGTCGGCCGGCCCGGCGCCGGATGCCTATGTGAAAATGGCATCGGAATATGCCGAGCTGCAGGACATGGTGGCCAAGGTCAGGGAATTGCGCTCGGCCGAGCATGAACAGGCCGACCTCGAAGCGATGCTTGCCGACAAGGGCACCGATGCCGAGATGCGGGCCCTCGCCGAGGCGGATCTGCCCGGGGTGGAGGAGCGCATCGAGGCGCTGCAGAAGGACATTCAGGTCCTTCTGTTGCCCAAGGATGCTGCCGACGACAAGAACGCCATCCTCGAAATCCGTGCCGGCACCGGCGGCGATGAAGCGGCCCTTTTCGCCGGTGACCTGTTTCGCATGTATGAGCGCTATGCCGCCGAGCGCGGCTGGCGGTTCGAGACGGTTTCGGCCAGCGACGGCGATGCCGGCGGGTTCAAGGAAATCATCGCCACCATTTCCGGCCGGGGGGTGTTTGCTCATCTGAAATTCGAATCCGGCGTGCATCGCGTGCAGCGTGTGCCGGCGACCGAGGCCAGCGGGCGCATTCATACCTCGGCGGCAACGGTGGCCGTGCTGCCGGAAGCGGAAGAAGTCGACATCGAGATCCGCGCCGAAGACATCCGCATCGACACGATGCGCGCCTCGGGCTCCGGCGGCCAGCACGTCAACACCACCGATTCGGCGGTCCGCATCACCCATTTGCCGACCGGCATCATGGTGGTGCAGGCGGAGAAGTCGCAGCACCAGAACCGGGCGAAGGCCATGCAGATCCTGCGTGCCCGGCTCTATGACCTGGAGCGCAGCAAGGCGGACGAGGAGCGCTCGGAATCACGCAAGTCGCAGGTCGGTTCCGGCGACCGCTCGGAGCGCATCCGCACCTACAATTTCCCGCAAGGCCGCGTCACCGACCATCGCATCAACCTGACGCTCTACAAGCTCGACCGGGTGATGATGGGCGAGCTCGACGAAGTCATCGACGCGCTGATCGCCGATCACCAGTCGAAGCTGCTGGCCGATATCGGCCTTGATGGCTGA
- a CDS encoding ErfK/YbiS/YcfS/YnhG family protein, with the protein MPGGGNYGPESLATMFRTIFALSALAAGLVSSAALAAPTRDNAPRVVRAADDGGILVAQDGNLDIYYDARGNRVIVDADTGKVIAIQPPGTRLDRRALRRETRLRELGRAPADDDRYYLDDPEDMARFRRKQLEEEGRVIPPPVDESDPYGDNSVDAYPPAPQDDGSYDNTYPDAPQPAKPGTIKRQPLNEASIDQAQPDVQQANPESQSSLPPDTGGKAAVDPSLTLGARQDVAALQVLLDRGGASPGVIDGRFGSNVDKALAAYNEITGSNLKSTDTVGIQAALSQSGGDAFASYTITAEDAAGPYVASIPEDYGQKAQLNCMCYTSVTEALAERFHMDENYLKSINKGLDFNSPGTIIKVANFGKLVSTPVARIVADKTKKEVYAYDAGGKLVAAYPATIGSADTPSPTGIHAVSRIALDPNYTYNPNINFKQGQNDKILTIPPGPNGPVGSVWIALDKPTYGIHGTPEPSKIGKTESHGCVRLTNWDARELAKLVSPGVTVEFVGGPSADDVAQQ; encoded by the coding sequence ATGCCGGGCGGCGGCAATTACGGACCGGAGAGTTTGGCCACAATGTTCCGCACGATCTTTGCCCTTTCGGCGCTTGCCGCCGGGCTTGTGTCTTCTGCCGCGCTTGCCGCGCCGACGCGGGACAATGCACCAAGGGTTGTCCGCGCTGCCGACGATGGCGGCATTCTCGTTGCCCAGGACGGAAATCTGGACATCTACTACGACGCCCGCGGCAACCGGGTCATCGTCGATGCCGATACCGGCAAGGTCATCGCCATCCAGCCGCCGGGGACACGGCTCGACCGTCGTGCGCTGCGCCGCGAGACAAGGCTGCGCGAGTTGGGCCGGGCTCCCGCCGATGATGATCGTTACTATCTCGACGATCCGGAAGACATGGCGCGGTTCCGCCGCAAGCAGCTGGAAGAGGAGGGCCGGGTCATCCCGCCGCCGGTGGATGAGTCCGACCCTTATGGCGACAACTCCGTCGACGCCTATCCGCCGGCGCCGCAGGACGACGGCAGCTACGACAACACCTATCCGGATGCGCCGCAGCCGGCAAAGCCGGGCACCATCAAGCGCCAGCCGCTGAACGAGGCTTCGATCGATCAAGCGCAGCCGGACGTGCAGCAGGCCAATCCGGAGTCGCAGTCGTCCCTGCCGCCGGACACTGGCGGCAAGGCCGCCGTCGATCCGTCGCTTACGCTGGGAGCCCGCCAGGATGTCGCAGCGCTTCAGGTGCTGCTCGACCGTGGTGGTGCTTCGCCAGGCGTGATCGACGGGCGCTTCGGCTCTAACGTCGACAAGGCTTTGGCCGCCTATAATGAGATCACCGGCAGCAATCTGAAGTCGACCGATACGGTCGGTATCCAGGCGGCACTTTCACAATCCGGTGGCGACGCCTTTGCCAGCTACACGATCACTGCGGAGGATGCGGCCGGCCCCTATGTCGCCTCGATCCCGGAAGACTACGGCCAGAAGGCGCAGCTCAACTGCATGTGCTACACCTCTGTCACCGAAGCGCTGGCGGAGCGCTTCCACATGGACGAGAACTATCTGAAGTCGATCAACAAGGGCCTCGACTTCAATAGCCCCGGCACGATCATCAAGGTCGCCAATTTCGGCAAGCTGGTCTCGACACCGGTCGCGCGCATCGTCGCCGACAAGACCAAGAAAGAAGTGTACGCCTACGATGCGGGCGGCAAGCTGGTCGCAGCCTATCCCGCCACCATCGGCTCGGCCGACACGCCGTCGCCCACCGGCATTCACGCCGTGTCGCGCATCGCACTCGACCCGAACTACACCTACAACCCGAACATCAATTTCAAGCAGGGCCAGAACGACAAGATCCTGACCATTCCGCCAGGCCCCAACGGACCCGTCGGGTCGGTCTGGATCGCCCTGGACAAGCCGACCTACGGCATCCACGGAACGCCCGAGCCGTCGAAGATTGGCAAGACCGAAAGCCATGGCTGCGTGCGCCTGACCAACTGGGACGCGCGCGAACTCGCCAAGCTGGTGTCGCCAGGCGTCACCGTGGAGTTCGTCGGCGGACCTTCAGCCGATGACGTTGCGCAGCAATGA
- a CDS encoding M24/M37 family peptidase, which translates to MPDTEDVIAELGNEPPLIADGRSGPPDRREVSARWLSGTFLTGVTSSVLMGVALFAALDGRQQLATPPEIAELIGLTSNGDSGEVAKTTRLVAPRQIAKAKDRRRMEVSMVTKVGDRDVIHTMPFVQIKMALAAGHTTSRPYPPFDPMQVFGDDGDDTPAQPATASAASGQIYGAKVESEMSLKTVDFPIETASFDEKSDLSADEVEKVVREAGTDLSDGAVQVASLHYVDPQRFGEAFAESMAGSYDVKIVPENVSVSPRAATDDQAPAFAEEIIPFTKDTDLTEAFADSGYTGDDATGMAEAIAKLLNAPTLKAGTVLRVGLEVHGDAAKVVRTSVYDKTTHIVTIALDDRGQYVPAQEPDPNPELLTAFDDSSAPVVVRGNLPNVYDGIYRTAYSYGMSKKMTQRLIKLLASGVDFQSRLNPSDRLEVLFSQPDGDDQTSDDSELLYVSATFGGTTRNFYRFQMQDGSTDYFDEDGSSAEQFLLRNPLPNGRFTSGFGARKHPILGYVRMHTGTDWAAPIGSPIIAAGNGVVEKAGWAGGYGKQIILRHANGYETSYNHQSAFAKGIAPGVHVRQGQVIGYLGQTGLSTGPHLHYELIVNGTKVDSMRVRLPVGKVLKGDDLVAFKRERERIDDLLKQEDGNSLKVASAKIEG; encoded by the coding sequence ATGCCAGACACGGAAGATGTCATAGCCGAACTCGGCAATGAGCCGCCGCTTATCGCGGACGGCCGCAGCGGCCCGCCCGATCGGCGCGAGGTTTCTGCGCGCTGGCTGTCGGGCACATTCCTGACCGGCGTGACCTCGAGCGTGCTGATGGGCGTGGCGCTGTTCGCCGCCCTTGACGGCCGCCAGCAACTGGCGACCCCACCCGAGATCGCGGAACTGATCGGCCTTACTAGCAATGGCGATTCCGGCGAGGTGGCCAAGACGACCAGGCTGGTGGCGCCGCGTCAGATCGCCAAGGCCAAGGACCGCCGCCGCATGGAAGTGTCGATGGTCACCAAGGTCGGTGACCGTGATGTCATCCACACCATGCCTTTCGTGCAGATCAAGATGGCGCTCGCCGCCGGCCACACCACCAGCCGACCCTACCCGCCCTTCGACCCGATGCAGGTGTTCGGCGACGACGGCGACGATACTCCGGCGCAACCGGCGACGGCCTCCGCTGCCTCCGGCCAGATCTATGGCGCCAAGGTCGAAAGCGAGATGAGCCTGAAGACCGTCGATTTCCCCATCGAGACGGCCTCCTTCGACGAAAAGAGCGACCTGTCCGCCGACGAGGTGGAAAAAGTGGTGCGCGAAGCCGGCACTGACCTCAGCGACGGCGCCGTGCAGGTCGCTTCACTCCATTATGTCGATCCGCAGCGATTCGGCGAAGCCTTTGCCGAGTCGATGGCCGGCTCCTACGATGTGAAGATTGTGCCGGAAAACGTCTCGGTGTCGCCACGTGCTGCCACCGACGACCAGGCGCCGGCTTTCGCCGAGGAAATCATTCCCTTCACCAAGGACACCGACCTCACCGAGGCCTTTGCCGATTCGGGCTACACAGGCGACGACGCCACCGGCATGGCCGAAGCGATCGCCAAGCTGTTGAACGCGCCGACGCTCAAAGCCGGAACGGTGCTGCGCGTCGGCCTCGAGGTTCACGGCGATGCCGCCAAGGTCGTGCGCACCAGCGTCTACGACAAGACCACGCATATCGTCACCATCGCGCTCGACGATCGCGGCCAATACGTGCCGGCGCAGGAGCCGGATCCGAATCCCGAATTGCTGACCGCATTCGATGATTCGTCGGCACCGGTGGTGGTGCGCGGCAACCTGCCCAATGTCTATGACGGCATCTACCGCACCGCCTATTCCTACGGCATGTCGAAGAAGATGACCCAGCGGCTGATCAAGCTGCTGGCGTCTGGCGTCGACTTCCAGTCGCGACTCAATCCGTCGGATCGCCTCGAAGTGCTGTTCTCGCAGCCCGACGGCGACGACCAGACATCAGACGATTCCGAGCTTCTCTATGTCTCGGCGACCTTCGGTGGCACAACGCGCAACTTCTACCGCTTCCAGATGCAGGACGGCAGCACCGACTATTTCGACGAGGATGGCTCGAGCGCCGAGCAGTTTCTGCTGCGCAACCCACTGCCCAACGGGAGATTCACCTCCGGGTTTGGTGCGCGCAAGCATCCTATCCTCGGCTACGTCCGCATGCACACAGGCACCGATTGGGCCGCCCCGATCGGATCGCCGATCATCGCCGCCGGCAATGGTGTCGTCGAGAAAGCCGGCTGGGCCGGCGGCTATGGCAAGCAGATCATCCTGCGCCATGCCAATGGCTACGAGACTTCATACAATCACCAGAGCGCCTTTGCCAAAGGCATCGCGCCGGGCGTCCATGTTCGCCAAGGCCAGGTCATTGGCTATCTCGGCCAGACCGGTCTCTCCACAGGTCCTCACCTCCACTACGAGCTGATCGTCAACGGCACCAAGGTCGATTCGATGCGTGTCCGCCTGCCGGTCGGCAAAGTGCTGAAGGGCGACGACCTCGTCGCCTTCAAGCGCGAGCGCGAGCGCATCGACGATCTGCTGAAGCAGGAAGATGGCAATTCGCTGAAGGTTGCCAGCGCCAAGATCGAAGGCTGA
- a CDS encoding ATP-dependent Clp protease, ATP-binding subunit ClpB: protein MNLEKYSERVRGFIQSAQTMALSRNHQQFTPEHILKVLVDDDEGLAASLIERAGGNVRDVKLGVETALEAMPKVEGGNGQLYLAQPLAKVFSTAEELAKKAGDSFVTVERLLQALTMEKSAKTADILAKAGVTAQALNQVINDVRKGRTADSASAEQGYDALKKYARDLTADARAGKLDPVIGRDDEIRRTIQVLSRRTKNNPVLIGEPGVGKTAIAEGLALRIVNGDVPESLKDKQLMALDMGALIAGAKYRGEFEERLKAVLSEVTSANGNIILFIDEMHTLVGAGKADGAMDASNLLKPALARGELHCVGATTLDEYRKHVEKDPALARRFQPVFVDEPTVEDTVSILRGLKEKYEQHHKVRISDSALVAAATLSNRYIADRFLPDKAIDLVDEAASRLRMQVDSKPEALDEIDRRIMQLKIEREALKVETDDASKDRLARLEKELVGLEEESTEITAKWQAEKQKLGLAADLKKQLDEARNDLAIAQRKGEFQRAGELAYGKIPELEKKLKEAEAQDGKAGMVEEVVTPDHVAHIVSRWTGIPVDKMLQGERDKLLRMEDEIGKRVVGQGEAVQAVSKAVRRARAGLQDPNRPIGSFIFLGPTGVGKTELTKALASFLFDDDSAMVRIDMSEFMEKHSVARLIGAPPGYVGYEEGGALTEAVRRRPYQVVLFDEIEKAHPDVFNVLLQVLDDGRLTDGQGRTVDFRNTLIIMTSNLGAEYLVNLGEDQDVDAVRDEVMGVVKASFRPEFLNRVDEVILFHRLRRKDMDRIVEIQLKRLESLLVDRKITLSLDHESIEWLAAKGYDPAYGARPLKRVMQKELQDPLAEKILLGEILDGSTVKVTSGSDRLNFRSKPTVVATEAAA, encoded by the coding sequence ATGAACCTTGAGAAATACTCCGAGCGCGTGCGCGGATTTATCCAGTCCGCGCAGACCATGGCGCTCTCCCGCAACCACCAGCAATTCACCCCCGAACACATTTTGAAGGTTCTCGTCGACGATGACGAGGGTCTGGCCGCGTCGCTGATCGAGCGCGCCGGCGGCAATGTCCGCGACGTCAAGCTCGGTGTCGAGACGGCGCTCGAGGCGATGCCCAAGGTGGAAGGCGGCAACGGCCAGCTCTATCTGGCGCAGCCACTGGCCAAGGTGTTCTCTACCGCCGAAGAACTGGCCAAGAAGGCCGGCGACAGCTTCGTCACGGTCGAGCGGCTGCTGCAGGCGCTCACCATGGAAAAGTCGGCCAAGACCGCCGACATCCTGGCCAAGGCCGGCGTCACCGCGCAGGCGCTGAACCAGGTCATCAACGATGTCCGCAAGGGCCGCACCGCCGATTCGGCGAGTGCCGAGCAGGGCTATGACGCGCTGAAGAAATACGCGCGCGACCTGACGGCCGATGCCCGCGCCGGCAAGCTGGACCCCGTGATTGGCCGCGACGACGAGATCCGCCGCACCATCCAGGTGCTGTCGCGCCGCACAAAGAACAATCCGGTACTGATCGGCGAGCCGGGCGTCGGCAAGACGGCGATCGCCGAAGGCCTGGCGCTGCGCATCGTCAATGGCGACGTGCCGGAATCGCTGAAGGACAAGCAGCTGATGGCGCTCGACATGGGCGCGCTGATTGCCGGTGCCAAATATCGCGGCGAGTTCGAGGAGCGGCTGAAGGCCGTGCTCTCCGAAGTCACCTCGGCCAACGGCAACATCATCCTGTTCATCGACGAGATGCACACGCTGGTCGGCGCCGGCAAGGCGGATGGCGCCATGGATGCGTCGAACCTGCTGAAGCCGGCGCTGGCGCGCGGTGAACTGCACTGCGTCGGCGCGACCACGCTCGATGAGTACAGAAAACATGTCGAGAAGGATCCCGCCCTTGCCCGCCGTTTCCAACCGGTCTTTGTCGATGAGCCGACGGTGGAAGACACCGTCTCGATCCTGCGCGGCCTGAAGGAAAAGTACGAGCAGCACCACAAGGTGCGTATCTCCGACTCGGCGCTGGTGGCGGCGGCGACGCTATCCAACCGCTACATCGCCGACCGCTTCCTGCCGGACAAGGCGATCGACCTCGTAGACGAAGCCGCGTCGCGGCTCAGGATGCAGGTCGATTCCAAGCCCGAGGCGCTGGATGAGATCGACCGCCGCATCATGCAGCTCAAGATCGAGCGCGAGGCGCTGAAGGTCGAGACGGATGATGCCTCGAAGGACCGGCTTGCCCGCCTGGAAAAGGAACTTGTCGGCCTCGAGGAGGAATCGACCGAGATCACCGCCAAGTGGCAGGCCGAGAAACAGAAGCTCGGGCTCGCCGCCGACCTGAAGAAGCAGCTCGACGAGGCGCGCAATGACCTCGCCATTGCCCAGCGCAAGGGTGAGTTCCAGCGCGCCGGCGAGCTTGCCTATGGCAAGATCCCGGAACTGGAAAAGAAGCTCAAGGAAGCCGAAGCCCAGGACGGCAAGGCCGGCATGGTCGAGGAAGTGGTCACGCCCGACCACGTCGCCCATATCGTGTCGCGCTGGACCGGCATTCCGGTCGACAAGATGCTGCAGGGAGAGCGCGACAAGCTGCTGCGCATGGAAGACGAGATCGGCAAGCGCGTCGTCGGCCAGGGCGAAGCGGTGCAGGCCGTTTCCAAGGCGGTGCGGCGCGCCCGTGCCGGTCTGCAGGATCCGAACCGGCCGATCGGCTCGTTCATCTTCCTCGGACCGACGGGTGTCGGCAAGACCGAACTGACCAAGGCGCTGGCAAGCTTCCTGTTCGACGATGACAGCGCCATGGTGCGCATCGACATGTCGGAGTTCATGGAGAAGCACTCGGTCGCCCGGCTGATCGGCGCGCCTCCCGGCTATGTCGGCTATGAGGAGGGCGGTGCGCTGACCGAAGCGGTGCGGCGCCGGCCCTATCAGGTCGTGCTGTTCGACGAGATCGAGAAGGCGCATCCGGATGTCTTCAACGTGCTCTTGCAGGTGCTCGACGACGGCCGGCTGACCGACGGGCAGGGCCGCACGGTCGATTTCCGCAACACGCTGATCATCATGACGTCGAACCTTGGCGCCGAATATCTGGTCAATCTCGGCGAGGACCAGGATGTCGACGCCGTGCGCGACGAGGTGATGGGTGTGGTCAAGGCATCGTTCCGGCCGGAGTTCCTCAACCGCGTTGACGAGGTGATCCTGTTCCACCGGCTGCGCCGCAAGGACATGGACCGCATCGTCGAGATTCAGCTGAAGCGGCTGGAAAGCCTGCTTGTCGATCGCAAGATCACGTTGTCGCTGGATCACGAATCGATCGAGTGGCTGGCGGCCAAGGGCTATGACCCGGCCTATGGCGCGCGGCCACTGAAGCGGGTGATGCAGAAGGAACTGCAGGACCCGTTGGCGGAGAAGATCCTGCTCGGCGAGATTCTCGACGGCTCGACCGTCAAGGTCACGTCCGGCTCCGACCGGCTGAACTTCCGCTCGAAGCCGACGGTCGTCGCGACCGAAGCGGCGGCCTGA
- a CDS encoding protoporphyrinogen oxidase, translated as MADPLPEALGALLREARARLAMAGVDDPALDARLIVEHFSGTTRTQAIADPERRIDGAVITAIDAALTRRAGGEPVHRILGYREFYGLRLSLSPETLEPRPDTETLVEAVLPFVKAMAAREGACRILDLGTGTGAIALALLSAVPAATATGVDIAAGALATAARNAGQLGFGSRFTTVQSDWFEKVSGRYHVIAANPPYIPSRDIGNLQDEVRDFDPRLALDGGVDGLNPYRIIAAEAARFLEAESRIAVEIGHTQRNEVTDIFKAAGYASAAGLRDLGGNDRVLVFQWG; from the coding sequence ATGGCTGATCCTCTGCCCGAGGCGCTGGGAGCGCTGCTGCGGGAGGCGCGGGCCAGGCTTGCCATGGCCGGGGTCGATGATCCGGCACTCGATGCGCGGCTGATCGTTGAACATTTTTCAGGCACGACGCGTACGCAGGCCATTGCCGACCCTGAGCGCAGGATCGACGGAGCGGTCATCACCGCGATCGATGCCGCCCTGACACGGCGAGCCGGTGGCGAACCGGTGCATCGCATCCTCGGCTACCGCGAATTCTACGGTTTGCGCCTGTCACTGTCGCCGGAAACGCTGGAACCTCGGCCGGATACCGAAACGCTGGTCGAGGCTGTGCTGCCCTTCGTCAAGGCAATGGCCGCCCGGGAGGGCGCCTGCCGCATCCTTGATCTCGGCACCGGGACCGGCGCCATCGCGCTGGCGCTGCTGAGTGCCGTGCCGGCCGCGACCGCCACCGGTGTCGATATTGCTGCCGGCGCGCTGGCAACCGCGGCCCGCAATGCCGGGCAGCTTGGCTTTGGCAGCCGGTTCACGACGGTGCAGTCGGACTGGTTCGAAAAAGTTTCCGGCCGATACCATGTAATTGCCGCAAACCCTCCCTATATACCCTCCAGAGATATTGGAAATCTGCAGGACGAGGTCCGCGATTTCGACCCACGCCTGGCCTTGGATGGCGGCGTGGATGGGCTGAACCCCTACAGGATCATTGCCGCCGAGGCGGCACGGTTTCTTGAAGCCGAAAGCAGGATTGCGGTCGAGATCGGCCACACGCAACGCAATGAGGTTACGGATATATTTAAGGCGGCTGGTTATGCATCGGCTGCTGGTTTGCGTGATCTCGGCGGAAACGACAGGGTTCTTGTCTTTCAATGGGGATAA
- a CDS encoding transmembrane efflux protein, whose product MHSPDEAAAVPLISPVTNGTFCSQSQRRFVLIAAILASALGFIDGSILAIAMPAIRVNLGANLAEAQWISNAYALTLSALILAGGAAGDRFGLRRAFVAGIVLFVVASLACALAPNAVVLIAFRALQGIGAAIMVPGSLAIIAKAYPKKERGRAIGIWAAASALTTALGPVLGGFVLSTFGDGIWRAIFAVNLPLGLLSIYLLLTRVPADAATERRSLDLGGGALATLAFGALAYGLTSMSAEGGGHMSGPSIVAGLVLLVAFIAFERWQREPMIDLSLFRIRAFAGVNVATFFLYFALSANLFYLPMLLIAGWGLSTAEVGFIFLPLSASIALLSGPVGQLSDRIGPRFPIACGSLIVAFAFAGLALLTHSGIHHFWTGTFPLMALMGLGMALVVSPLSTAIMTAVEDKDTGAASGINNAVSRIAGLIAVAAMGSLAAWVYSTMLDTSVRPGIPGFGEPVSTGLPPELEATRLAASDAAFSAISLTTAVLCLLAAIIAWMTVSGQALPWSRRTDESSADSSRS is encoded by the coding sequence ATGCATTCGCCAGATGAAGCCGCCGCAGTCCCGCTGATCAGTCCAGTCACGAACGGCACCTTCTGTTCGCAATCGCAGCGGCGGTTCGTATTGATCGCAGCGATCCTGGCCTCGGCGCTCGGCTTCATCGATGGTTCCATCCTGGCCATCGCCATGCCGGCGATCCGTGTCAACCTCGGTGCCAACCTTGCCGAGGCGCAGTGGATTTCCAATGCCTATGCGTTGACATTGTCGGCGCTGATCCTGGCCGGCGGGGCCGCCGGCGACCGGTTCGGGCTGCGCCGCGCCTTCGTGGCCGGCATTGTGCTGTTCGTCGTAGCTTCGCTCGCCTGTGCGCTCGCGCCGAATGCTGTCGTGCTGATCGCGTTTCGCGCCCTTCAGGGCATTGGTGCGGCGATCATGGTGCCCGGCAGCCTCGCCATCATCGCCAAGGCCTATCCGAAAAAAGAACGCGGCCGCGCGATCGGCATCTGGGCCGCCGCCTCGGCGCTGACGACGGCGCTCGGGCCGGTGCTGGGTGGCTTCGTCCTGTCGACTTTCGGCGACGGTATCTGGCGGGCGATCTTCGCCGTCAACCTGCCGCTTGGACTGCTGTCGATCTATCTTCTGCTGACCAGGGTTCCGGCCGACGCGGCGACGGAAAGGCGAAGCCTCGACCTCGGCGGCGGGGCGCTGGCGACGCTGGCATTCGGAGCGCTGGCCTATGGGCTGACCTCGATGAGCGCCGAGGGTGGCGGGCACATGTCGGGGCCGAGCATCGTCGCCGGTCTTGTGCTGCTCGTCGCCTTCATCGCCTTCGAGCGGTGGCAGCGCGAGCCGATGATCGATCTGTCGCTGTTTAGAATCCGCGCCTTCGCCGGCGTCAACGTCGCGACCTTCTTCCTTTATTTCGCACTCTCGGCCAATCTCTTCTACCTGCCGATGCTGCTGATTGCCGGCTGGGGGCTGAGCACGGCCGAGGTCGGCTTCATCTTCCTGCCACTGTCGGCATCGATTGCACTTTTATCGGGTCCGGTCGGCCAGCTTTCCGATCGGATCGGACCCCGTTTCCCGATCGCCTGCGGCAGCCTGATCGTGGCTTTCGCCTTCGCCGGACTTGCCTTGCTCACCCATTCCGGCATTCACCATTTCTGGACCGGGACATTTCCGCTGATGGCGCTGATGGGGCTCGGCATGGCGCTGGTCGTCTCACCGCTGTCGACCGCGATCATGACGGCGGTGGAAGACAAGGATACGGGGGCCGCGTCCGGCATCAACAATGCCGTCTCGCGCATTGCCGGCCTGATCGCGGTGGCGGCGATGGGATCGCTGGCGGCCTGGGTCTATTCGACGATGCTCGACACCAGCGTCAGGCCGGGTATTCCGGGTTTTGGCGAACCGGTATCGACAGGCTTGCCGCCCGAACTTGAAGCAACGCGGCTTGCCGCCAGCGACGCGGCTTTTTCAGCCATATCCTTGACGACCGCTGTGCTCTGCCTGCTTGCCGCAATCATCGCCTGGATGACCGTTTCGGGTCAGGCATTGCCCTGGTCGCGCCGCACCGATGAATCGTCGGCCGATTCGTCGCGGAGCTGA